Below is a window of Diaminobutyricibacter sp. McL0608 DNA.
GTACCTGCCAGCCACGACAGGCCACGGGATCGAGGACCAGCTCGCACTGCTGACCGATGACGACCGGCGGTCACAGGGGCCGAACTCCTCGACGCCCACCTCGTGGTCGACGCTCGTCGGAGGCGGGACCGCACCCACACGCGTTCTGGTCAATCCTGCGACCACAACGAAAGTCGACCTCGGCACCCAGCCGGGGTGCGGACGACTCCAGTACAGCTGGACGGATATCTCGGCGCCGGCTGCAGCTCGTGCAGCGGGGGACGGGTCCATCGGCAGCGCATTGAAGCGCGGCGGCACTGTCACGGTTCCGAGCGGCGCGGAACCCTGGTCGTTCGTGCTCTCACTGAGCTACAGCGACCCGGGCCTGAGCGGCTGCGTCGTACAGCTCACGCCGTAGGACGAGTGCTGCGAGGCGAACCGTGTTCGCCGCAGGCATGCCGCTGATGAAGTGCCGGTGGTGGGACTCGAACCCAATTTGGCCCCTGTCGTGGCGGGCAACTTCCGCGTAATTCCGGGGATTTTGACCCTCTACGTACCCCTGTTTACGGTTGCGTACTCGCACGAATGTGGGTGATGTCCGATGTGGTGAGGGGGTCCATACGCTTATCTTGCAGGTTCCGATGCATCGCGCGCGCATAGGGGTGCCTGAATTTCTCCGGGGGTACCGGCTGACTACCGTGAAGAGTGTGCAGCGGTCGGTCATGCCGCGATCTTGACTCCCCCAGATCTGGGTTGGTCACCTGCTACATTCGGCACGTGAGTATGGGTGTGATGTGAACGATGTCAGGAGCCTCCGTTCTCCACTGACCGCCGATATGTTGCGTCCGCCAGGCGCCTCCACTTCGGTTCAGTTCGACGCCGCGCTCTCCGCGGATGACTATGGTCGGCTGAACAGTTGGTTTGCCCAGTACCCCGAAGTGAGACTAAGGGTTTACGGCTTCTGGACGACCGATCTTGGCTTCCTCGAGCACTTGACGAGTGTGCGCAACCTAGGTCTTGGCCTGTGGCTCCTCGAGTCCTACGACGGGATTCAAGCGTTGCCTCCCGAGATGGTTTCGCTTGGTCTGGGGGATACGAAAAAACGGCTTTCGGTTGCCGGACTGGAACGCTTTCGGAACCTTCGTGAACTCTGGGTGTCGAAGAACACCAAAGACATCGACGTGGTTTCCACTCTCACGTCGCTCGAAGACCTCACCCTGATGTCGATGAAACTGCCGGACCTGTCGATCGTGTCGAACCTCGTCAACCTCCGAGAATTCGAACTCGCACTTGGCGGAACTCAGAACCTGACCGGCCTCGAAACCCTCCCGAAGTTGTCGAAGCTTTACATCTGGAGAGTTCGCGGCCTAACCGATCTGTCGATCGTGAGCGAGCTCAAACACCTCGAACGGCTCACCATCTCTAACCTCCCGCACGTGGCCGCGATTCCGGACCTCTCGCGCTTAGATCAGCTGGAAGACGTCGCATTTGCTGCTCTTCCATTGGTGACAGCCATTCCGGACCTCTCGCGGCCGCCACACCTAAAAAGCTTCCACCTCGGAGACATGAGGGGCATAAAAGACCTTCGCCCGCTGCTGAGCGCCCCTGAGCTCGAGACGGTGAGCCTTATCGAGATGCAGCATCTGAAACCCGAAGACGTAGGCATATTGGCCGCGAATCCGACTCTCCGTTATGTTCGCGCTGGCCTTGGCTCGACTCGCAAGAACGAAGAAGCACGCCGACGTGTGGGGCTGCCCGAACCTCCCAGACCAACCACCTAGGGCTAGGTGTCGGCGGTGAGGATGCGCAGCCTGAGGGCGAGGGTCTGGGTTGCTGCCCGGTTCGTCGGTGCGCTCTTGATCGCCAGGATCTCGGTCGTCTGGTTCGCGCCGACCGGGACCAGGCTCACCTCGTACAGGCGTACCTGGCGGAGTTCGTTCGCCTTCTCCCCTCCCGCCACCTCCACGGGCCCCTGGTCGATGGTGTCGTAGGCGAACGACAGCTGGGACAGGCGGCGGGACTTCACCAGGCTGTAGACCTGCTCGGCGGCGGGCGCGTCATCGAACTTGCCGTGCACCAAAAGCCCGTGGTCGTCTTCGCTGAGGTCTACTGCTGCGGCCACGTTCATGTACGGGTCGGCGGCGTTGTGGCCGTAGAGGATCGGCACGGTGTTGCCGGATGATGCCCAGTCCTGGATGGTCTGGGCGAACGCGCCCTTTGCCACCACGTCCCCCGAAGAGCCATGAGGCCAGGTCCGTGCCGTACCCCGAGTTCCTTGCAGCTGCGATGGCTGCGCAGTGCGCCGGGAAGGGACCGAACGAACTGGTGTTCCCGAACCAGGAGGGCGGGTACATGCTCGCTCCCAACACCACCGTCGGATCACAGTCCTGGTACCTCACCGCCATCCGTGAAGCAGGCCTTCCCAAGCTGACGCTGCACGACCTGCGGCACACCGCCGCGAGCCTCGCGATCAGCGCTGGGGCGAACGTGAAGGCGGTGCAGCGCATGCTCGGCCACGCCTCCGCAGCATGACGTTGGACATCTACGCCGACCTGTTCGAAGACGACCTCGACGCCGTGGCCGAGCGCCTAAGCGAGGGTGCGACCGCAGCAAATGTGGGGTTTTTGTGGGGTTTTTCGCACCTGGCCAGTTGAGGCCCTGCCCGCATCCCGCGCGGTTACTGGGAAGTGGGCTGCCGCCCCGTTGTGCCGGTGGTGGGACTCGAACCCACACGCCCTCTCGGACAAAGCATTTTGAGTGCTCCGCGTCTGCCATTCCGCCACACCGGCGCACAACAACGCCACTCAGAATACCGTAGGCTTTTGCTCGTGACCGACCAAGAATCTGCCCCCATCGTCCCTCGCCGTGTGGTCGTAGCCGAGGACGAGTCGCTGATCCGCCTCGACATCGTCGAGATCCTCCGAGACAACGGCTTCGAGGTCGTGGGGGAGGCCGGTGACGGCGAGACGGCCGTCGCGCTGGCGACGGAGCTGCGTCCCGACCTGGTGATCATGGACGTCAAGATGCCTCAGCTCGACGGCATCTCGGCGGCCGAGCGCCTGTCCAAGGGTCACATCGCTCCGGTCGTGCTGCTCACGGCGTTCAGCCAGAAGGAACTTGTCGAGCGTGCGACGGAGGCCGGCGCGCTCGCGTACGTGGTCAAGCCGTTCACGCCGAACGACCTGCTGCCCGCCATCGAGATCGCGCTCGCGCGCTACGCCCAGATCATCGCGCTCGAGGCCGAGGTGTCCGACATGGTCGAGCGCTTCGAGACACGCAAGCTCGTCGATCGCGCCAAGGGCCTGCTCAACGAGAAGATGGGGCTCACGGAGCCCGAGGCGTTCCGCTGGATCCAGAAAGCATCCATGGACCGTCGCCTCACCATGCACGATGTCGCCCAGGCGATCATCGAGCAGCTCGCCGCCAAGAAGTAAGGGCTGCATCGAGCTCGCCGCGAACGCGTGCGGTGACGCAGAAACGGATGCGGGACGCTCAGAGGTCCTTGATCAGGTTCGTGATGCGAATGGTCGAGCAGCGTCGACCCTGATCGTCGGTGACCGCGATCTCGTGGGTGGTCAGCGTGCGCCCGAGGTGGATCGGCGTGCACACGCCCGTCACCCATCCGCTGGTCGCCGAACGGGTGTGTGTCGCATTGATCTCGATACCGACGGCGAGGCGATCCCTGCCCGCCCAGAGGTTCGCCGCAGTGGAGCCGAGGGACTCGCCGAGCACGACGTAGGCGCCTCCGTGCAGCAGGTCGGCGGGCTGGGTGTTGCCTTCGACGGGCATGCGTGCAACGGCGCGCTCCACGGTGAATTCGAGGATTTCGATGCCCATTTTCTCGGCTAGGGCACCGAGCCCGCGCTCCTTCACGTATGCGAGCGGATCCAGTGTCATGTCGCCCTTTCGTCGGCCGTCAGCAGTGTCGCAGGCGCCTTGTAGGCTGGCCTGGTGTCAGACTCCGAAAAGCCTACCCTCCTCATCATCGACGGCCATTCGCTGGCATTCCGGGCCTTCTACGCCCTCCCCGTCGACAGCTTCGTGAACCGCGAGGGCCAGCACACGAACGCCATCCACGGCTTCATCGCCATGCTGATCATGCTGCTCACGCGCGAGAACCCGAGCCACATCGCCGTCGCATTCGACATCTCGCGTTACTCGTTCCGCACGCGGGACTATCCGGAGTACAAGGGCACTCGCGGTGAGACGCCGCCCGAGTTCGGCGGCCAGATCCCGCTGCTCGAAGAGGCCCTCCACGCGATGAACATCACGACCATCTCGAAAGAGGACTTCGAGGCAGACGACATCCTTGCGACCCTCGCGAAGCAGGGGGCGACCGAGGGCTACCGCGTGCTCGTCGTCTCGGGCGACCGCGACACGATCCAGCTCGTCAACGACGACGTGACGCTGCTCTACCCGCAGGTGCGTGGCGTCTCAGAGCTGAAGGTCTACGACCGTGACGCCGTGATCGAGCGATACGGCATCGAACCGCACCAGTATCCCGAGATCGCTGCTCTCGTCGGCGAGACGAGCGACAACCTGACCGGAATCGACAAGGTCGGCGAGAAGACCGCCGTCAAATGGGTTCAGCAGTACGGAACCGTCGACGAGATCGTCGCGCACGCCGACGAGATCAAGGGCGTGGTCGGTGAGAAGCTCCGCGAGCAGAAAGAGAACGCGCTTCGCAACCGCCGCCTCAACAAGCTGATCGACGATGTCGAGCTGCCCGTCGGTCCCGGCGACCTCGAGCGGCGCCCGATCAACGAGCAGGCCGTCCGCGACATCTTCGGCCGGCTCCAGTTCAAAACGCTCCTCGAACGCCTCCTCAAGACGGCGGAGGCCGAAGGCCAGCTCGAAGGGTCCGTCGCCGACGGGGCGAGTTCGGCGGCGACCGCGATCCCGCCGGTCCGGACGATGATCGACGAAGAGCTGGCGTTGTGGCTTTCCCGCGCATCCGCCGACGCAAAGCCGGTCGGCGTGCAGGTCGAACGCGGCCACCTCGGCATCACCGGGTTCGGCCTGGCGACCCCTGACGACTCCGTGTATGTTCCGTGGGCGCCCGGTCGGCCCGACTACACCGCGCTCGAGGAGTGGCTCGCGAGCAGCGCGCCGAAGTACTTCTTCCACGCGAAGCCGCAGTTCAAGGCGCTGAGCCGCGCAGGGCTGATCGTCGATGGCCTCGCGTTCGACACCCGGCTGGCCGGCTGGCTGCTCAGGCCGGGTGGAGGGCCGCAGACACTCGCAGACCAGGTCTACGACGTGCTCGGCGAGTCGCTTCCGGAGTCCGACCCGAACCAGCTGGTGCCGCTCACTGAACCGGTCAGCGCCGCGACAGAGGCGTGGTACGTGCTGCGAATCGCCTCGGCACAGACCATCGCCATCGACGAAGGCTCGCGCCGCGTACTCGACGAGATCGAACTGCCGCTGGTCGCTGTCCTCGCCGAGATGGAGCTCACCGGTGTCACCGTGAACGCAGAGGTGCTCGCGCGACTCCGCGGAGAACTGACCGACAAGGCCAACGACTACGCCGCCCGCGCCTACGCCGAGATCGGCCACGAAGTGAACCTCGGTTCGCCGAAGCAGCTGCAGCAGGTTCTCTTCGACGAACTACAGATGCCCAAGACTCGCTCTACGAAGACCGGATACTCGACGGACGCCGCGTCGCTGGCCGACCTGCAGGAGCAGAACCCGCATCCCTTCCTCGGGCTGCTGCTGCAGCACCGTGACGCTTCGAAGCTGCGCCAGATCATCGAGACCCTCGAACGCGGTGTCGAGTCCGACGGGCGCATCCACACCACCTACGACCAGACCGGCACCACGACCGGTCGCATCTCGTCGAACGACCCGAACCTCCAGAACATCCCGGTCCGCACCGAAGAAGGCCGCGAGATCCGTTCCGCCTTCGAACACGGCGAAGGCTTCGAGACGCTGCTCACTGCCGACTATTCGCAGATCGAGATGCGCATCATGGCGCACCTCTCCGAAGATGCCGGCCTGATCGAGGCGTTCCAGTCGGGCGAAGACCTCCACCGCTTCGTCGGCGCCCGCATCTTCGGTGTCACGCCCGCCGAGGTGACGCCCGCCATGCGAACAAAGGTCAAGGCGATGTCCTACGGCCTCGCCTACGGGCTGAGCGCATTCGGCCTCTCGAAGCAACTGCGCATCGAGACGGCAGAGGCCCGGCAGCTCATGACGGACTACTTCACGCGGTTCGGCGCCGTGCGCGACTACCTGCGCAACGTCGTCGAGCAGGCGCGCGTCGACGGCTACACCGAGACGATCTTCGGCCGTCGCCGCCCCTTCGCCGACCTCACGAGCACCAATCGCGTGCTGCGCGACAACGCCGAGCGAGCAGCACTGAACGCACCGATCCAGGGGTCGGCCGCCGACATCCTCAAAATCGCGATGCTCAACATCTCGGCCGACCTCATCGACCAGAAACTCAACTCGCGCATGCTGCTGCAGGTGCACGACGAACTGATCTTCGAAGTCGCGCAGGGGGAGTGGGACGCACTGGAGGCGATCGTCCGCAACCGCATGGCCACGGCCGCCGAGCTGCGCGTCCCGCTCGACGTCCAGGTCGGTCGCGGCGCGAACTGGGACGACGCGGCGCACTGATCGCGGCGCCTCCTGTCGAGCACAGGAGAAGACATCCGAAAAGTCGCCTGAGGGATGCTTTTTCCTGTGCTCGACACACCGGGCCGCCTTATAGGGTCGGAGTATGACGAACGCAGAGAAGCGAACTCCCACTCCCATCGACACGATCGCTGAAGAGTGGGTCGACACCCAACTGGAATTGTTCCCCGAGTACCACGTCTACCTCGGCCGACCCGGCCGTGAAGGCGAGTACGCCGACTACTCGCCCGCCGGAGCCGAGCGCGCGAGCGAAGCTGCGAAACGCACGCTCGCCGCCATCCGGGCAGCCGACCCGGTCGACGACATCGACCGGGTCACCAAGATGGACCTGGCCCGCGAACTGGAACTCGACATCGAGAAGCACGACGCCGGTTTCGACCAGCGCGACCTCAACGTCATCGCATCGCCCGCGCAGGGACTCCGCGAGATCTTCGACCTGGTTCCGACCGACAGCGAACAGGACTGGGTGAACATCTCCAAGCGCCTGAACAACCTCCCCGCAGCGATGGACGGCTACATCGAGACGCTGCGCTCCGGAATCGCCAACGGCAACGTCGCCGCCATCCGCCAGGTCCGTGAAGTCGCCGCCCAGGTCGGCAAGCAGACTGCGGCCAACGGCTTCTTCTTCGAGTTCACCGACGGTGCGAAGCCCGCCGAAGGCGCGCTTCCCGCATCTCTCGCCGCCGACCTGGCCGAGGGCGCGCGCGCATCCGCTGAGGCATACGGCAAACTGCAGTCGTTCCTCACCGACGAGGTCGCGCAGCACGCCCCCGAGAAAGACGCCGTCGGCCGCGAGCACTACGCCCTTGCTTCGCGCTACTTCCTCGGAGCGACCGTCGACCTCGACGAGACGTACGAGTGGGGGATCGAAGAGCTCGCGCGGATGGTCGCCGAGCAGGAGTCGATCGCCCGCGAGATCAAGCCGGGGGCATCCGTGCGAGAGGCGATCGAGTTCCTCGACCAGGACGCCAGCCGAAAGCTGCACGGAACGGATGCACTCCAGAAATGGATGCAGGCGACCAGCGACCGCGCGATCGAAGAACTCGGGAAGTCGCACTTCGACATCCCCACCGAGATCCGCCGCCTCGAATGCATGATCGCGCCGACCCAGGAAGGCGGCATCTACTACACCTCGCCGACCGACGACTTCTCGCGGGCGGGCCGGATGTGGTGGAGTGTTCCCGAAGGGGTGACCGAGTTCGACACCTGGCGTGAACTCACGACGGTCTACCATGAGGGCGTCCCGGGCCACCACCTGCAGATCGCCCAGGCCGTGTACAACAAGGCGCAGTTGAACACCTGGCGTCGCAACGCCGGGACCTCCGGTCATGCCGAAGGCTGGGCTCTCTACGCTGAACGGCTCATGGAACAGCTCGGCTACCTCGACGACCCGGCCGACCGGCTCGGGATGCTCGACGGCCAGCGGATGCGCGCAGCCCGCGTCGTACTCGACATCGGTGTGCACCTGGAGAAGCGGCTGCCCGACGGCTCGGGTCCGTGGACCGGCGACTACGCCTTCGGCTTCCTGGGCGACAACGTCAACATGAACGAAGGCTTCGTCCGCTTCGAAGTGAACCGGTATCTCGGCTGGCCCGGCCAGGCTCCGTCCTACAAGATCGGACAGCGGATCTGGGAGCAGCTGCGGGACGAGTACGCCCGCCGTGAAGGGGCGGCGTTCGACATCA
It encodes the following:
- a CDS encoding hotdog fold thioesterase gives rise to the protein MTLDPLAYVKERGLGALAEKMGIEILEFTVERAVARMPVEGNTQPADLLHGGAYVVLGESLGSTAANLWAGRDRLAVGIEINATHTRSATSGWVTGVCTPIHLGRTLTTHEIAVTDDQGRRCSTIRITNLIKDL
- a CDS encoding HK97 family phage prohead protease yields the protein MAKGAFAQTIQDWASSGNTVPILYGHNAADPYMNVAAAVDLSEDDHGLLVHGKFDDAPAAEQVYSLVKSRRLSQLSFAYDTIDQGPVEVAGGEKANELRQVRLYEVSLVPVGANQTTEILAIKSAPTNRAATQTLALRLRILTADT
- a CDS encoding DUF885 domain-containing protein — translated: MTNAEKRTPTPIDTIAEEWVDTQLELFPEYHVYLGRPGREGEYADYSPAGAERASEAAKRTLAAIRAADPVDDIDRVTKMDLARELELDIEKHDAGFDQRDLNVIASPAQGLREIFDLVPTDSEQDWVNISKRLNNLPAAMDGYIETLRSGIANGNVAAIRQVREVAAQVGKQTAANGFFFEFTDGAKPAEGALPASLAADLAEGARASAEAYGKLQSFLTDEVAQHAPEKDAVGREHYALASRYFLGATVDLDETYEWGIEELARMVAEQESIAREIKPGASVREAIEFLDQDASRKLHGTDALQKWMQATSDRAIEELGKSHFDIPTEIRRLECMIAPTQEGGIYYTSPTDDFSRAGRMWWSVPEGVTEFDTWRELTTVYHEGVPGHHLQIAQAVYNKAQLNTWRRNAGTSGHAEGWALYAERLMEQLGYLDDPADRLGMLDGQRMRAARVVLDIGVHLEKRLPDGSGPWTGDYAFGFLGDNVNMNEGFVRFEVNRYLGWPGQAPSYKIGQRIWEQLRDEYARREGAAFDIKAFHKKALDIGGVGLDTLKSALLD
- a CDS encoding site-specific integrase, which codes for MPYPEFLAAAMAAQCAGKGPNELVFPNQEGGYMLAPNTTVGSQSWYLTAIREAGLPKLTLHDLRHTAASLAISAGANVKAVQRMLGHASAA
- a CDS encoding ANTAR domain-containing response regulator, with amino-acid sequence MTDQESAPIVPRRVVVAEDESLIRLDIVEILRDNGFEVVGEAGDGETAVALATELRPDLVIMDVKMPQLDGISAAERLSKGHIAPVVLLTAFSQKELVERATEAGALAYVVKPFTPNDLLPAIEIALARYAQIIALEAEVSDMVERFETRKLVDRAKGLLNEKMGLTEPEAFRWIQKASMDRRLTMHDVAQAIIEQLAAKK
- the polA gene encoding DNA polymerase I — translated: MSDSEKPTLLIIDGHSLAFRAFYALPVDSFVNREGQHTNAIHGFIAMLIMLLTRENPSHIAVAFDISRYSFRTRDYPEYKGTRGETPPEFGGQIPLLEEALHAMNITTISKEDFEADDILATLAKQGATEGYRVLVVSGDRDTIQLVNDDVTLLYPQVRGVSELKVYDRDAVIERYGIEPHQYPEIAALVGETSDNLTGIDKVGEKTAVKWVQQYGTVDEIVAHADEIKGVVGEKLREQKENALRNRRLNKLIDDVELPVGPGDLERRPINEQAVRDIFGRLQFKTLLERLLKTAEAEGQLEGSVADGASSAATAIPPVRTMIDEELALWLSRASADAKPVGVQVERGHLGITGFGLATPDDSVYVPWAPGRPDYTALEEWLASSAPKYFFHAKPQFKALSRAGLIVDGLAFDTRLAGWLLRPGGGPQTLADQVYDVLGESLPESDPNQLVPLTEPVSAATEAWYVLRIASAQTIAIDEGSRRVLDEIELPLVAVLAEMELTGVTVNAEVLARLRGELTDKANDYAARAYAEIGHEVNLGSPKQLQQVLFDELQMPKTRSTKTGYSTDAASLADLQEQNPHPFLGLLLQHRDASKLRQIIETLERGVESDGRIHTTYDQTGTTTGRISSNDPNLQNIPVRTEEGREIRSAFEHGEGFETLLTADYSQIEMRIMAHLSEDAGLIEAFQSGEDLHRFVGARIFGVTPAEVTPAMRTKVKAMSYGLAYGLSAFGLSKQLRIETAEARQLMTDYFTRFGAVRDYLRNVVEQARVDGYTETIFGRRRPFADLTSTNRVLRDNAERAALNAPIQGSAADILKIAMLNISADLIDQKLNSRMLLQVHDELIFEVAQGEWDALEAIVRNRMATAAELRVPLDVQVGRGANWDDAAH